A genomic stretch from Pempheris klunzingeri isolate RE-2024b chromosome 23, fPemKlu1.hap1, whole genome shotgun sequence includes:
- the camta2 gene encoding calmodulin-binding transcription activator 2 encodes MSNKEMVSTETENKGQRKVFLPNKLLECLPRLSGLPNERLRWNTNEEIASYLISFDRHEEWLSCTLKTRPKNGSIILYNRKKVKYRKDGYCWKKRKDGKTTREDHMKLKVQGMECLYGCYVHSSIVPTFHRRCYWLLQNPDIVLVHYLNVPSLEDSGKCSPLLCAVADRHDSVRWSRDDLLNQLKPMFHSMKCSVGSGDFSIEDLVQHILDRQRTKPQPRTHACLCNTAQVPSGVNIPHRCNSTKHRIISPKLPPSSCRPSPASLPSKGGEGGGESKLPHLHAQSSPVSSPCPSSTAASSPPQPHRATITMGNHSNGFYGDHRGNLATVALPQNAVIVMATTTAITGGGQRGGVARREEAGVGRSLSLTRSGQLLLSTALPPPASKPASPSPPSPVPPSLPPPPVQAPGVATLSLTLLPSPVIGGLLLTPSSSNTSSSSLRSPPPPPAASPPSPPSSPSSTPPPLSLPPTFDPDSFLNSPKQGQTYGGPPPPPTPSPILCSSSPLSPPSLALSLSPTSTPPSSVSPPSSLSSLSSSSSSSEADRRDAALPLSSSCSSSSPPSSSFPPSLSLSLSPTSSVAPPLLPLCLELGALGESAAQRAEEARGSEEEVKGSRDDDDDDDDEGSAPPTKLALLQTSHASSSLSPRQQTGSSAASLLLVCQDSASQPAHPANQTQQQANGQQPLVLGQPYNHLPPPEAPPPAQVSHQPLVLQQSQQVFANAKANVASESSDTNSAPAAVTMDTPHLATPPVQVKEESRRDFDSEDTCMDTHLEEEAEPCERGGEELDISFDSQFPDLISDLITEEANPAAAHPAAATTAPNSAVFPAGVRYMVPPQPSPSSSFLPFPHPLPSSSSTRLASITDFSPEWSYPEGGVKVLITGPWSELSGRYSCVFDQSTVPASLIQPGVLRCYCPAHEAGLVCLQVLESGGSVSSSVLFEYRARNASSLPSSQLDWLSLDDNQFRMSILERLEQMERRMAEMAARNHHHHQHHQHHHQHHQQQHGSQLATPPPPLLPEDFEQSPQWFERRIVGVCERMMRGGRWGGGGGGGGERLHHSVRHRGMTLLHLAAAQGYTHLIHSLIHWRSVSSDSLDLEQEVDPLNIDHFSCTPLMWACALGHQRAAELLYGWNSSALGIPDSLGRLPLAVARSRGHTRLATALEELHTHTHMTPRDAHTPPADTRAPVTPQPQLPPSPLSTSPDTGLSSSSSLPSPSDPSSPSPSSAYSSGPAPMDTSPSSPSSPSSSSSSLPVSPPSPLPLSSLPPVSMWGEEPNAGLSSGNTGLTAGGSRDSPLYLMDYESGPPSPGHSYPPTLTAGGRRAHMAAALEEQLLNYSENAENEGEEEEYLEEEVLQVDMATLAEQIIEATPERIKQEDFPRGAESPLRERRDNPAIQDTWLATYLDTVDTHTHSPPRRVCPPSPLSALALQRLRPPSSAAWAEFLNASANGKMERDFALLTLTDGEQRELYEAARIIQNAFRRYKGRRLKEQQDMAAAVIQRCYRKYKQYALYKKMTQAAILIQSKFRSYYEQKRFQQSRRAAVLIQQYYRSYKEYERLKQGPRGATGLNPKIKGSFLTKKQDQAARKIMRFLRRCRHRIKELKQTRELERRGLTT; translated from the exons ATGAGCAACAAGGAGATGGTTTCCACGGAGACAG agaATAAAGGCCAGAGGAAGGTGTTCCTGCCTAACAAGCTGCTGGAGTGCCTCCCCCGTCTATCAGGGCTGCCTAACGAGCGGCTCAGGTGGAACACTAACGAG GAGATCGCTTCCTACCTGATATCGTTTGACAGACATGAAGAGTGGCTCTCCTGCACCCTGAAAACCAG gccGAAGAACGGCAGCATCATCCTGTACAACAGGAAGAAGGTGAAGTACAGGAAGGACGGCTACTgctggaagaagaggaaggatggGAAGACGACAAGAGAGGACCACATGAAGCTCAAGGTCCAGGGCATGGAG TGCCTGTACGGTTGTTATGTCCATTCCTCCATCGTGCCAACATTCCACAGACGATGCtactggctgctgcag aacCCAGACATTGTGCTGGTCCACTACCTGAACGTGCCGTCCCTGGAGGATTCTGGGAAGTGCAGTCCATTGCTGTGTGCGGTGGCCGACCGCCATGACAGTGTGAGGTGGAGCCGAGACGACCTGCTCAACCAGCTCAAGCCCATGT TCCACAGTATGAAGTGCTCTGTGGGATCAGGCGACTTCAGCATTGAGGATTTGGTTCAACACATTCTGGACCGTCAGAGAACCAAACCCCAGCCGCGCACACACGCCTGCCTCTGCAACACCGCCCAGG tacCTTCAGGAGTGAACATTCCTCACCGCTGCAACAGCACCAAGCATCGCATCATCTCCCCCaaactgcctccctcctcctgcagaccCTCCCCCGCCTCTCTCCCCTCTAAGGGgggggagggtggaggagaaTCCAAGCTGCCCCACCTTCATGCCCAGAGCAGCCCCGTCTCATCACCCTGCCCCTCGTCCAC CGCAGCCTCGTCCCCCCcgcagcctcacagagccacaaTCACCATGGGAAACCACAGCAACGGTTTCTATGGTGATCACCGCGGCAACCTGGCGACGGTGGCGCTGCCGCAGAACGCGGTGATTGTCATGGCAACGACCACTGCCATCACAGGAGGTGGTCAGAGGGGAGGTGTGGCCAGAAGAGAGGAGGCGGGAGTGGGGAGGAGCCTGTCACTCACCCGCTCCGGCCAGTTACTGCTCTCCACCGCCCTCCCACCTCCTGCCAGCAAGCccgcctccccctcccctccctcacctgtTCCCCCctcactcccccctcctcctgtccaGGCGCCGGGAGTGGCCaccctctccctcaccctcctcccctcccctgtcATCGGAGGCCTGCTCCTCACCCCATCCTCCtccaacacctcctcctcttccctccgctcccctcctcctccccctgctgcgtctcctccctctccgccttcctctccctcatccACCCCGCCCCCCTTGTCCCTCCCACCGACCTTTGACCCCGACTCCTTCCTCAACTCCCCTAAACAAGGTCAGACGTATGGCGgcccacctcctccccccaccccctcccctatcctctgctcctcctcccccctctctcccccttccctggctctctccctctcccccacttccactcctccctcctctgtctcccctccctcctccctctcctccctctcctcctcctcctcctcctctgaagcagatAGGAGAGACGCagccctccccctctcctcttcctgttcctcttcctccccgCCCTCGTCATCcttccccccttctctctccctctccctctcccccacctcctccgtGGCCCcgcccctcctccccctctgcctgGAGCTTGGAGCTCTGGGGGAGTCGGCGGcacagagggcagaggaggCACGTGGAagtgaagaggaggtgaagggaagtcgagatgatgatgatgatgatgatgatgaaggcaGTGCTCCCCCCACCAAGCTGGCTCTGCTGCAG ACAAGCCACGCCTCCTCCAGCTTGTCTCCACGGCAACAGACGGGAAGTAGTGCTGCTTCACTGCTCCTGGTTTGCCAGGACTCTGCAAGCCAACCCGCCCACCCGGCCAATCAGACGCAGCAGCAGGCCAACGGACAGCAGCCATTGGTCCTTGGACAGCCCTATAATCACCTGCCTCCGCCTGAAGCTCCGCCCCCAGCTCAGGTGTCCCATCAGCCCctggtgctgcagcagagtcAGCAGGTGTTTGCTAACGCTAAAGCTAATGTGGCGTCTGAGAGCAGTGACACCAACTCCGCCCCTGCTGCTGTCACCATGGATACCCCTCACCTGGCGACACCCCCAGtccaggtgaaggaggagagtaGGCGGGACTTCGACTCTGAGGACACCTGCATGGATAcacacctggaggaggaggcggagccCTGTGAGCGGGGAGGGGAGGAGCTCGACATTTCCTTCGATAGCCAGTTTCCTGACCTGATCTCTGACCTCATCACAGAGGAGGCCAATCCCGCCGCAGCTCACCCTGCCGCCGCCACCACCGCGCCAAACTCTGCCGTGTTCCCAGCGGGGGTCCGATACATGGTGCCCCCCCAACCCTCgccatcctcctccttcctcccctttcCTCACCcgctgccctcctcctcctcgacCCGCCTCGCCTCCATCACAGACTTCTCCCCAGAGTGGTCCTACCCTGAG ggaGGTGTGAAGGTGTTGATCACTGGACCCTGGAGTGAACTCTCAGGTCGATACTCGTGTGTTTTCGATCAGAGCACCGTCCCTGCGTCACTGATCCAACCTGGAGTCCTTCGCTGCTACTGCCCCg CCCACGAGGCCGgcctggtgtgtctgcaggtccTGGAATCCGGAGGTTCCGTTTCCTCTTCAGTTCTGTTCGAGTACCGGGCGAGGAACGCCAGCTCTCTGCCCAGCTCGCAGCTCGATTGGCTGTCATTAGACG ATAATCAGTTCAGGATGTCCATCCTGGAGCGGCTGGAGCAGATGGAGCGCAGGATGGCAGAGATGGCCGCCcgcaaccaccaccaccaccaacaccatcaacaccaccatcagcatcatcagcagcagcatggcagCCAGCTGGCCACGCCCCCTCCCCCACTCCTACCTGAGGACTTTGAACAG tcgcCTCAGTGGTTTGAGAGGAGGATTGTGGGAGTGTGTGAGCGGATGATGAGGGGAGGAcggtggggaggaggaggaggaggaggaggagagaggcttCATCACTCCGTCCGTCACCGTGGGATGACGCTGCTGCACCTGGCTGCTGCTCAGGGATACACACACCTGATCCACAGCCTGATCCactggag GAGTGTTAGCAGCGACAGTCTGGATCTGGAGCAGGAAGTGGATCCTCTGAACATCGACCACTTCTCCTGCACGCcgctg ATGTGGGCGTGTGCTCTGGGCCACCAGCGGGCGGCGGAGCTCCTGTACGGCTGGAACAGTTCGGCTCTGGGGATCCCTGATTCGCTGGGACGCCTGCCGCTCGCCGTGGCTCGGTCCCGCGGACACACCCGCCTCGCCACGGCGCTGGAGGAGctgcacacgcacactcacatgACGCCAAGGGACGCGCACACGCCTCCGGCAGACACACGCGCCCCGGTCACGCCGCAACCCCAGCTGCCCCCGTCCCCCCTGTCCACCAGCCCAgacacag gtctgagctcctccagcagcctcccctcccccagtgacccctcctccccctcaccaAGCTCCGCCTACTCCAGCGGACCGGCCCCCATGgacacctccccctcctccccctcctctccttcctcctcttcttcctcactgcccgtctcccctccctcccccctgcctctctcctccctccctcctgtgtcCATGTGGGGGGAGGAGCCAAACGCCGGGCTGAGCTCAGGTAACACAG GTTTGACCGCTGGTGGTTCCAGGGACTCTCCTCTTTACCTCATGGACTATGAGAGCGGCCCCCCCTCCCCCGGCCACTCTTACCCCCCCACACTGACGGCCGGCGGGCGGCGGGCGCACATGGCGGCGGcgctggaggagcagctgctgaacTACAGCGAGAACGCAGAGAACGAaggcgaggaggaggaatacctggaggaggaagtgctgCAG GTCGACATGGCAACGCTGGCGGAGCAGATCATCGAGGCGACCCCGGAGCGGATCAAACAGGAGGACTTCCCCAGGGGGGCGGAGTCACCGCTCAGAGAGAGGCGGGACAACCCGGCCATACAGGACACCTGGCTTGCCACCTACCTGGATACGGtcgacacccacacacactccccgCCCAG GCGGGTGTGCCCCCCCTCGCCCCTCAGTGCTCTGGCTCTCCAGAGACTCCGCCCCCCCTCGTCGGCCGCATGGGCGGAGTTCCTGAACGCCTCAGCCaatggaaagatggagagagacttCGCCCTCCTGACACTGACGGACGGAGAACAGAGGGAGCTGTACGAGGCGGCCAGGATCATCCAGAACGCCTTCAGGAGAtacaag ggtCGCAGGTTAAAGGAGCAGCAGGACATGGCTGCAGCCGTCATACAGAGGTGCTACAGGAAGTacaaacag TATGCCCTCTACAAGAAGATGACCCAGGCGGCCATCTTGATCCAGTCCAAGTTCCGGTCGTACTACGAGCAGAAGCGCTTCCAGCAGAGCCGGCGGGCGGCCGTGCTCATCCAGCAGTACTACCGCAGCTACAAGGAGTACGAGAGGCTGAAGCAGGGCCCGCGGGGGGCAACTGGCCTCAACCCCAAGATCAA AGGGTCGTTCCTGACAAAGAAACAGGACCAGGCAGCGAGGAAGATCATGAGGTTCCTGAGACGCTGCAGACACAG GATTAAAGAGCTGAAGCAGACGagggagctggagaggagaggactgaCCACgtag
- the LOC139222750 gene encoding stress-associated endoplasmic reticulum protein 1, with amino-acid sequence MSAVQRMKVANERHSKTITQRGHVQKTSRPVNEEKSPVGPWLLALFVFVVCGSAIFQIIQSIRQGM; translated from the exons ATGTCGGCGGTGCAGCGGATGAAAGTGGCGAACGAGAGGCACAGCAAGACCATCACACAGCGGGGACACGTCCAGAAAACATCG cggCCGGTGAACGAGGAAAAGTCTCCGGTGGGTCCGTGGCTGCTCGCCCTGTTCGTCTTTGTGGTTTGTGGATCAG ctatCTTCCAGATCATCCAGAGCATCAGACAGGGCATgtga
- the nppcl2 gene encoding C-type natriuretic peptide 2, producing MAASSSSFSSFVPLLLIFLTVTVESRPSPQRDDRQVLRSLFGSRLSSLILAPPTSDDITEGSAGRPTPSSLSPSTGLAASRGAVRGLASRREAVPLFFLDFLQRQSKMRRRSRKSMVGGRGCFGMKMDRIGSISGLGC from the exons ATGGCtgcttcatcttcctccttctcctcttttgttcccctcctcctcatcttcctcaccGTCACCGTGGAGTCAAGACCTTCACCTCAGCGAGATGACAGACAG GTGTTACGCTCTCTGTTTGGCTCCCGCCTCTCTTCCCTCATTCTGGCCCCTCCCACCTCCGATGACATCACGGAGGGCTCAGCTGGACGCCCCACCCCCTCCTCATTGTCTCCCTCCACGGGATTGGCCGCGAGCCGCGGCGCTGTGAGGGGATTGGCCAGCAGGCGGGAGGCGGTCCCACTATTCTTCCTGGACTTCCTCCAGCGACAGTCCAAGATGAGGAGGCGGAGCAGGAAGTCGATGGTTGGAGGGAGAGGATGCTTCGGGATGAAGATGGACCGCATCGGCTCCATCAGCGGGCTGGGCTGTTAG